GCCGTTCGGAGCGCCGCAAGATTGGCACGGTCGGTTATCCGGCCGCGCATATCCGCTTCGATATTGTCGATTCCGAGGGCGTGTCGTGCGCGCCGGACACCGAAGGGCAAGTCGTGGTCGACGGCGCGAAGCTCGCGCTCGGCGTGCTGCAGGCCGATGGCTCCGTGCAGGCAATACGCGGCGCGCCGCTTTTCACGCGTGATATCGCCGCGCGCGACGCCGAGGGCTTTGTGCGCATGTCGGGCCGCATGGACGATCTGATCATTCGCGGCGGCGTGAAGATCGTGCCGCAGGAAATCGAAGACGCGCTGCGCGCGCACCCGCAGGTGCAGGACGTCGCCGCGCTTGGTGTGCCGGACGCTGTATATGGTCAGGAAACCGTATGTTTTGTCGTGGCGCAACCCGGCGCATCGGTCGATCCGCAAGCGCTGCGCGCGCACTGCAAGGCGCGCCTTGCGCGCGAGAAGGTGCCTAAAGACGTGTTCGTGATCGCATCGCTGCCGCGCAGCTCGCGCGGCAAGATTCTGCGCGATGCGCTGCGCCAGCAATGGTGGCGCATCGTCAGTATGCCGCCCGATCTGTCGGAGCCGGAGTTCGAGTAAGCGAACGGGCGGCGGTTCAACGGGCGCAGCGTCCACGCGGCGCAGCGCTCGCGAGAATTATTTGCGGCTTTGCTCGCCCTCCCGGGCGGACTTCAGCGCATGAGTCCACCAGAGCAGGTCGTCGATCAGCGCCGTCGCCTTGTCGCTGAGCGCGGCCAATTCAGACGTGACGTCCTTTCCCTGAAAGTGCTGCCACAGCGCGCTCGCGGGGATATGAACCGATGCTTGCACAGGAGCCACTTGCAACACGGCGAGCGTGGCGCGCAGATGCTCGACGCCGCGCGCGCCGCCTTCGGCTCCATAGCTCACAAAAGCCGCGGCCTTGCGGTGCCATTCCTGGTTAACCCAATCAATTGCGTTTTTGAGGACTGCCGGGCTCCCATGGTTGTATTCCGGCGTGACGATGACAAAGCCATCGGCTCGCGCGATCTCCGCAGCCCAGCGTTTGACGACCGCGTGCTCATACGGCGCCCGTCCAGGCCACGAAGGCAGAACAGCCTGATCGAAAAACGGCATCGGAAACTCCCGCAGATCGAGCCATTGGGCTTCGACACCACTGCGTGCATTCAGACGCTCGAAAATCCATCTTGCGGGCTGTTCGGAAAAGCGGCTTTCCCGCGTGCTTCCAACGATGACGGCAATCGCGACCATACAGAGTCTCCTTCATGAACGTGACGGGCTGAACAAATTTGCAATACGAAGTTGATGTTGCGTGGCTTTATTCAGCGCGCCCATTCCGATCGCGAATGACGGAATCCTGAAGCGAATCTAAAAACTGAAAGTCTCTTATGATTGGATGTTATAACTGATTTTTATCGGTTACATGAGTAACCCGAAAAAACCGATTTCCCAGGATCGTGAAAAGCAAAACTGCTTTCTCCAATGGTTCGGAATATTCAACACCCACCCGTTGTTTTAAGTGCAAGTACTGTTACCGACGTAGAAGTCCCCGTTATGCTTGCACGCCTCAGAAAGTGTCTTTATTGGTTTGGAAAAGCGTTGTCCAGAGTCTGCCGCTCTCTGGTCATGACAGAAGCCCCGGTCACGCTCTTTCCGTATATACCGTCTGAATTTACGCAGACGTACAACCTGAAGCGGCCTCATGTACGGCTACGCGGGGAACGCATTTACTCCGTGTTCTACGATGGCGAGACCAGGATACTCGAGGTGCGTTATAGCGATGGCGATCTGCGCTGGTATGCCGATGTATCGGAGCGCGCCTATGAGCGGCTGCTGTGCGCGGACGGACCCGATGACGCGCTCGCGCGCGAGGTGTTCTTGCAGAATCGTTCAGGGCAATCGACGTTCCGGAATATCTCCTAGTCGTTGCAGCGATGACGTAGCGTCGCATTCTTACGGGAGCTGACGCACGTCAGCCGGCAAGCACCGCGCACGGCTCCGATCGTTCCTCTTCGGCCTTCGCTTGCGCAACATCCAACGAGCGCGGCAGCTTTACGCCGTTCTTCGCGGCCGTCATTTCCGCCGCAATCGAAACCGCGATTTCGGGCGGCGTCTTGCTGCCGATATGAATGCCGGCAGGTCCATGCAAACGCGTGAGTTGCGCGTCGTCGAGATCGAAAAGCCGCAGGCGTTCGCGTCTTGCCGTGCTGTTGCGGCGCGAGCCGATCGCGGCCACATAAAACGCTTCCGTTTGCAGCGCATCGATCAGCGCGAGATCGTCGAGCTTCGGATCGTGGGTCAGCGCGACCACCGCACTGTGTGCGTCGAGCTGCATGTCGAGCACCGTATCGTCGGGCATCGTCCGCACGATCTGCACGCCGGCCAGGTCCCATTCGTCCGCGTATTCCGCACGCGGATCGCACACCGTCACCTGATAGCCGAGGCCGCTCGCAATCACCGCGAGAAAACGCGACAGGTCGCCCGCGCCGATAATCAGCAACCGGTAACGCGGCCCATGCACAGTGACGAGCGTCGTGCCGTTGAAACGCAGCTGCTCGTTGGCGCTCGCGCGCCGCAGCCGCGCGCGGCCGGTGGCGAGATCGAGTTCGCGCGCGATCAGATTGCCGTGCTCGCATTGATCGAGCAGTTCGACGAGCGCGGTAAGCGAGGCATCGCCCGCGAGCGGCTCGATCACGAGCTGCATCGTGCCGCCGCACGGCAGGCCGAAACGCCGCGCTTCTTCGGCGCTCACGCCATAGGTCGCGACTTCGGGCCGCTCGCCCGCGAGCAGCTGCGCGCGGGCGCGTTCCATCAGATCGTCTTCGATACAGCCGCCCGATACCGAGCCGCTCACCGCGCCGTCGTCGCGCATCGCAAGCAGCGCGCCGACCGGACGCGGACTCGAGCCCCACGTGCGCGTCACCGTCACGAGCGCGACGCGGCGGCCCGCCTTGAGCCACTGCGCGGCATTGCGCAGCACGGTCACGTCGATGCTGTCCATCGTCTCCTCCTTTGCCGTACGCTTTGTTCTACCGCGACGGCGGGCTCGCACTACACCGCGCTACCGCCTTCGACGACGCCACGCCACGCCGCGCGACGCAGCGTCAAGCCGCCCGATAAGCCACCATCTGCAACTCGACGAGAAAGCCATGATGCAATTCCGGCACCGGCACCACGGCCCGCGCGGGCTTGTGCGTGCCGAAATACTCCGCATAGAGCTTGTTGAATTCCGGCCAGTTGTTGACATCGACGATATAAGCGGTGCATTGCACGACATCGGTCAGCTTGCAGCCCGCTTCCTCGAGCACGCGCTCGCAGTGCTGCAGTGTCGCGCGCACCTGGCGCGCAAAATTCTCGGGCCCGTCGACCGCCACACCCGGCCCCGGCAACATGCCTGAAACAAACGTAAAGCCGCCCGCCTGCACAGCTTGCGAATAATGGCCGCCGGGCGCCGGCACCTTGTCGGTAAAAATAAAGTTCATGGTTCAGACCTCTTCGGGTAAGCGCTGTCCTCGCGTTTCCGGCAACCACGGCGCCAGCACGAGACCAACAAGATAAATAAAGCCGACCGTCACCGCTGCGTGGCCGTAACCGCCGAACCGGGCGATCAGCGTGCCGGCGACAAGCGGCCCGGTCCACGCCAGAAAACGCGGCACATTGAAGCACAATGCGATGGCCGTGCCGCGTACACGCGTCGGGTACAGCTCGGGCAGCCAGGTTGGCATCCACGTATATTGCCCGAGGCTGAAAAAGCCGGTCACGCAGGAAATCACGAGCAGCAGCGCGATATCGTGGGTCCACATGAAAAGCACCGGCGTCAGCACGAACGCCATCGCAAAGAACAGGCACGTAATACGCTTGCGACCGTAGGCGTCGGCAAGAAAGCCGAGGCCGATGTAGCCGGCGATCGCACCCACGTTATAAGCCATGCCGGCAAAACTCGCCCACGTTGCCGCATGCAGGCCCGCCCGCGCGGCCTCCGAGCCGATATACGGCGGCACCCACGTCGAGATGCCCCACCAGCCGAGTGTCGTCGAAAGCGACATCAGCACAGCGATGCAGGTGCGGCGGCGCAGTTTCGGGTCGCTGAGCAGATCGATCAGCGTGAAGCGCGCGAGCGCCCGCTCGTGCTCGTCGAGCGTCGCGCCCGCGCGTTTGCGTGCAAGCGACGCCTTGCGATGCGCGTTGACACGTTGCCACTGTTCGGATTCCGGAATGCCGGCGCGCATCCACAAGGTGGCCAGCCCCGGCAGCACGCCGATCACGTACATGTAGCGCCACGCATGTTCGCCCGCACCGCTCATAAAAAGCCATATGAACGACGCGACGAAAAAGCCGGTGCCGAGGCCGCATTGCATCAGGCCCGCGCCTTTGCCGCGATGCCGGTCGGGCCAGATTTCAGCGGTCATCGCGGTGCCGGTGGCCCATTCGGAGCCCATCGCGAGGCCGACGATAAAGCGCAGCGCCGCAAACGACGCCCAGTTCCACGACAACGCGCTCAAGCCCGTGGTGAGCGAATACGCGAGTATCGCGAGCATCATCATCCGCTTGCGGCCAATATAGTCGGTCAGCACGCCGCCGATCAGGCCGCCGATGCCCCAGCCGAGCAACGTCAACGCGATCACCAGGCCCGCATAGAACGGAATCTGGCCGCGCAGCGACGGCTCCAGCAACTGTCCAAGCGCGCCGCCCACAGTCAGGATCAGCGCGTAGGTTTCGTAGCCGTCGAAGAACCAGCCGAGATTCGATGCGGCAAGCGCGCGCCATTGCTGCCCGCTGATCGACCGGTACCAGACGACGTTCGCGGCCGCATCGTTTGACGCATGCGGCGGCGCGCCGCCGGTGTCCGGCCGCTCCAGAGGTTGATGCATCGACTTGTCTCCTTCGTTATTGTTTTACGCCGCGCGCGGGTTTTGCCTGCTCGGTGCCGGGCCGGCGCGCACAGGCACCGCTACACGGCTACCGCCTTCGACTTGCGCATCTGCGCCGCGAGCTTCACGGCTTCGATAATCTCGGGGTAAGCCGCGCAACGGCACAGGTTGCCCGACAGGAAATGGCGGATTTCCGCTTCGCTCGGATCCGGGTTGCGATCAAGCAGTTGCTTGCTCATCAGGATGAAGCCGGACGTGCAAAAGCCGCATTGAAACGCGCCACATTCGATAAAGGCCTGTTGCACGATATCGAGTTCGCCGTTCGCATCGAGCGCTTCGACCGTGCTGACTTCACCGCCGTCGGCCATCGCGGCCAGATAGAGGCAGCCCGACACGCTCTCGCCATTTACAATCACCGTGCAGCATCCGCACAGGCCTTGCCCGCAGCTTTCGCGCGCGCCATACAGCGTGAACTGCTGCCGCAGCACTTCAAGAATGGTTTGATGCGGTTCGATCTCGGCGCTGACCGGTTCGCCATTCAGCGTGAAACGGATCATGACGGAAGTTGCGCTCATCGTTATTCCTCTGCTAGCGGTTCGTTGCGCGCCGCGCACAGCGCGCGATAGACACTCTCGGGCGTCAGCGGCAGCGACTTCAGACGCACGCCGACCGCGTCTTCGATCGCTTCGGCAATCGCGGACGCAACGCCGAACGTCGAGCTCTCGCCCACCCCTTTCGCGCCGAACGGCCCGTTGTTCTGCACCGATTCGACCGTTTCGCGGCCGATTTTCGCGGGGATATCGTGGATGCCCGGAATCTTGTATTCGGCGAACGAAGCATTACGCAGCTGACCGACTTCGTCGAACTCCATGCGTTCGAAGAGCGTGATGCCGAGCTGCATGATCGCGGCGCCCGAAATCTGCGTATCGACCACTTTCGGATTGATCGGTGTGCCGCAATCGACGACGTTCTCGAAACGCAGCAGCCTGAAATGGCCGGTTTCGGTATCCACTTCAACCTCGACGCCGCATCCGCCGACCATCCAGTTCGGCGTGATGTTTTCCGACTGGCCTGTTTCGTGCGACGGCGACTCGTAGCTCGGAATAAAGCTGCCGATGCCGACGATATTGCCAGCCTGCATCTTGTACTTCTGGCGCAGCAGTTCGCCCGCGCGAATCGCGGGCACGGTCGGCACGCCGAGTTCCTCGGCCAGTTCCGCGATCTTGCGATTCACGTCCTCGGCCGCGAGGCGCACCGCGTGGCCCATATGGAACGTCGAGCGCGAGCCGAGCGTCGCCATGTCGTACGGCGTCACATCGGTGTCGGGGCGCATCACCTTGATGCGTTCCGCGGCAATGCCGAGCACGTCGCCGGCCATCAGCGCGATCGCCGTTTCCGACGCCTGCCCCATATCGACCGTGCTCGAATAGACGGTGCAGCTGCCGTCGCCGGCGAGGCTGATCATCGCCATCGAAGTGGTCGGTGCGACCAGCGCCTTGAAACCGACGCCGATGCCGCGGCCGCGCCGCAGCGTGCCGGTGCCGCGCTCGAACGGCGCATGCCAGTTCATCCGCTCGACGACGCGTTCGAGCACGAGCTCGACGGCCGCATCGTGCATCGTCGTGCCGGTCGGATGCATGCGCCCTTCGCGCAGGATATTGCGGCGCCGGAAATCGACGGGGTCGACCTTCAACGCGCGCGCGATCATATCGGCGTGGCTCTCGTAGGCCCACACCATCTGCGGAATGCCGAAGCCGCGGAAGGCGCCCGCGGGAGGCAGGTTCGTGTACACCTGATACGAATCGACCCAGACGTTCTCGATGTCGTACGGGCCGGTCGCCGTAAAGCCCGACTTCTGCGTCACGCGCGGGCCGATATCGGCATACGCGCCGCCGTTCCACCACACTTCACATTTGCGACCGGTAATGCGTCCGTCGGCCGACACCGCTGTTTTCATGCGGAACGTCGTGGCGTGCTTGGTGATCGTGAAGAACTGCTCTTCCATCGTCAGCGATATCTTCACCGGGCGCTTCGCGAGCAGCGAGAGTGCAACGACGAGCGCTTCGAGCTTGATATAGAGCTTCGCGCCGAAGCCACCACCGAGCAGCGCCGATTTCACGCGCACGCGGTTCTCGTCCCAGCCGAGCAGACGCGCGATCTCGATCCGCACGAACGACGGGCTTTGCGAAGCCGTGTACACAGTCAGCGTGCCCATGCCCGCATCGGGCTCGGCCACCGACACCATCGGTTCCAGCGGCGTATGCATGACCTGCTGCGTCTTGAACGTGTCTTCGAACACGTGTGCGGCATTCGCGAAAGCCGCATCGACGTCGCCGCGGCGCAGCTTGAAATCGAGCGCCACATTGGTGCCCTTGCGGCCGGCCAGATGCTTGAGATCGGGAAAAGTGCCGGCGGGCCGCAGAAACTCGTG
The genomic region above belongs to Paraburkholderia edwinii and contains:
- a CDS encoding (2Fe-2S)-binding protein, with translation MSATSVMIRFTLNGEPVSAEIEPHQTILEVLRQQFTLYGARESCGQGLCGCCTVIVNGESVSGCLYLAAMADGGEVSTVEALDANGELDIVQQAFIECGAFQCGFCTSGFILMSKQLLDRNPDPSEAEIRHFLSGNLCRCAAYPEIIEAVKLAAQMRKSKAVAV
- a CDS encoding KTSC domain-containing protein, which produces MTEAPVTLFPYIPSEFTQTYNLKRPHVRLRGERIYSVFYDGETRILEVRYSDGDLRWYADVSERAYERLLCADGPDDALAREVFLQNRSGQSTFRNIS
- a CDS encoding xanthine dehydrogenase family protein molybdopterin-binding subunit; its protein translation is MKIETKLDEQPAQKQIGRSLNRLEARSKVTGRADYIHNLVLPRMLHGKILRSTVAHGKIAGIDTSAARELPGVFGVYTAQDIVKVIPEPYYGPAFHDQPILALEKVRYIGEPVAVVLATDPHIAEEATHLIMVDYEELPAVFDEVQAAQSDDVLVHEFLRPAGTFPDLKHLAGRKGTNVALDFKLRRGDVDAAFANAAHVFEDTFKTQQVMHTPLEPMVSVAEPDAGMGTLTVYTASQSPSFVRIEIARLLGWDENRVRVKSALLGGGFGAKLYIKLEALVVALSLLAKRPVKISLTMEEQFFTITKHATTFRMKTAVSADGRITGRKCEVWWNGGAYADIGPRVTQKSGFTATGPYDIENVWVDSYQVYTNLPPAGAFRGFGIPQMVWAYESHADMIARALKVDPVDFRRRNILREGRMHPTGTTMHDAAVELVLERVVERMNWHAPFERGTGTLRRGRGIGVGFKALVAPTTSMAMISLAGDGSCTVYSSTVDMGQASETAIALMAGDVLGIAAERIKVMRPDTDVTPYDMATLGSRSTFHMGHAVRLAAEDVNRKIAELAEELGVPTVPAIRAGELLRQKYKMQAGNIVGIGSFIPSYESPSHETGQSENITPNWMVGGCGVEVEVDTETGHFRLLRFENVVDCGTPINPKVVDTQISGAAIMQLGITLFERMEFDEVGQLRNASFAEYKIPGIHDIPAKIGRETVESVQNNGPFGAKGVGESSTFGVASAIAEAIEDAVGVRLKSLPLTPESVYRALCAARNEPLAEE
- a CDS encoding RidA family protein, which codes for MNFIFTDKVPAPGGHYSQAVQAGGFTFVSGMLPGPGVAVDGPENFARQVRATLQHCERVLEEAGCKLTDVVQCTAYIVDVNNWPEFNKLYAEYFGTHKPARAVVPVPELHHGFLVELQMVAYRAA
- a CDS encoding MFS transporter, producing MHQPLERPDTGGAPPHASNDAAANVVWYRSISGQQWRALAASNLGWFFDGYETYALILTVGGALGQLLEPSLRGQIPFYAGLVIALTLLGWGIGGLIGGVLTDYIGRKRMMMLAILAYSLTTGLSALSWNWASFAALRFIVGLAMGSEWATGTAMTAEIWPDRHRGKGAGLMQCGLGTGFFVASFIWLFMSGAGEHAWRYMYVIGVLPGLATLWMRAGIPESEQWQRVNAHRKASLARKRAGATLDEHERALARFTLIDLLSDPKLRRRTCIAVLMSLSTTLGWWGISTWVPPYIGSEAARAGLHAATWASFAGMAYNVGAIAGYIGLGFLADAYGRKRITCLFFAMAFVLTPVLFMWTHDIALLLVISCVTGFFSLGQYTWMPTWLPELYPTRVRGTAIALCFNVPRFLAWTGPLVAGTLIARFGGYGHAAVTVGFIYLVGLVLAPWLPETRGQRLPEEV
- a CDS encoding XdhC family protein; translated protein: MDSIDVTVLRNAAQWLKAGRRVALVTVTRTWGSSPRPVGALLAMRDDGAVSGSVSGGCIEDDLMERARAQLLAGERPEVATYGVSAEEARRFGLPCGGTMQLVIEPLAGDASLTALVELLDQCEHGNLIARELDLATGRARLRRASANEQLRFNGTTLVTVHGPRYRLLIIGAGDLSRFLAVIASGLGYQVTVCDPRAEYADEWDLAGVQIVRTMPDDTVLDMQLDAHSAVVALTHDPKLDDLALIDALQTEAFYVAAIGSRRNSTARRERLRLFDLDDAQLTRLHGPAGIHIGSKTPPEIAVSIAAEMTAAKNGVKLPRSLDVAQAKAEEERSEPCAVLAG
- a CDS encoding NADPH-dependent FMN reductase → MVAIAVIVGSTRESRFSEQPARWIFERLNARSGVEAQWLDLREFPMPFFDQAVLPSWPGRAPYEHAVVKRWAAEIARADGFVIVTPEYNHGSPAVLKNAIDWVNQEWHRKAAAFVSYGAEGGARGVEHLRATLAVLQVAPVQASVHIPASALWQHFQGKDVTSELAALSDKATALIDDLLWWTHALKSAREGEQSRK